A window of Treponema primitia ZAS-1 genomic DNA:
GGCGCCATCATCCTTAATATGTTTTCAATTCTTGACTGTGTGGATGGCAATATTGCCCGGGTAACTAAAACTGCCGGCCCCTGGGGCGGATGGGCAGACGCGGTGATGGGATTTATTGCCTACACGGCGGTGTTTCTATCCACCGGTATCTATGTGTACCTACGGACCGGCTGGTGGTGGATCCTGGTGCTTACCGCCCTGACATCATCGGCCAATCTGCTTACTCGGGTAGCCTATCAAATCTATAAGAATATTGAAGGTAAAACCGCCCATGGATCGGTTTCCTTTGAACGGAAATTAGCGGAAAACGTAGGTGTTACCGGTTTTCTCATGCCTGCCCTGATTATTTGCCATTTTTCAGGCGGAATGGAGTATATTATTGCCTTCAACCTGCTCTTTTACCTGGGTGGATGTGCAGCAACGATTTTTAAGTTAGCGAAAAAGGCAAATTTAGCCGGGAAGAGCAGAAAAGAATCTTGTCAAACTTAACTTTTTTTATCATGCTAGTAGTATATGACTCTGTCAGATTTTGATGTTTGGTATAGGACCAGATACCGGCGGACTAGTTCTGCCCTTACAACTACTGCTATGGTTTTGGCCGATCTTTTCGGGGTCATGGTTTCCTTTGGGGCGGGTTTCTTTCTGGTTAACCTCTACGACATGAGCGCCATTAACTTTAAGTCCTTTGTTACTTATTGGCCCTATCTGCCGTTGTTTATTGTGGTGTTCCAGATAGCCCGGCTGTACCCCGGGATTTCCCTGGCGCCGGCGGAGGAGCTGCGGCATTTTACCATTGGTTCCGGTATGGCCCACGGGGGAATTATTATTTCCCGATATATTGAGGATACGGAATTTGATCCCATTTCTGTGGCCTTTATTATCAGTTTTGTTTTTTCAACCATCATCCTTTTAATCTGCCGATCCTGTATGCGGGCGATCCTGCAGAAGTCGAAACTGGGGGGTATTCCGGCGGTTATATTCGGCGGGGGGAACACAGGCCGCATGGTGGTGGATCGCTGTCTCCGGCGCAGGATTGGGTATGTGCCGGTCCTCATCCTGGATGACGATCCCTCCACGGGCGAGGAATACCAGGAGGTTCCTATCATTCATGATACCGGTATCGGGCCGGAACTGGTAAAGCGGTACAATATAAAAACGGCTATTGTAGCTATGCCAAAACTGGATCGTAAAGTCCTGGCCCATCTCCTTAACTACTCGGTTTCGGCGTTCCGGTATAATGTGTTAATCCCCGATTTTTTTAGCATAACCAATATTTGGATGTCCGTGCGGGACTTTGAGGGGATCCTCGGGCTCGCTACCAGCCAGAAACTGAAAATGTTCTGGAACCTGGGGATTAAGCGATTTATTGATCTGAGCATCGTTATTGTAGGGGGGATTCTCATACTGCCTGGGCTGCTGTTTTTTGCCCTGCTGATAAAACTCTCCTCCCCCGGGCCGGTACTGTACGGGCATACCAGGCTTGGACTTAACAACAAACATTTTAAGGCTTATAAATTCAGATCCATGGTGGTTGACGCCGAGGAACAGCTTGAAATAATGCTGGAATCGAATCCCCAGATCAAGGAAGAGTGGGAAACAAACCACAAGCTGAAAAACGATCCCCGGGTTACCGGAATTGGCCGATTTTTGCGGCGGACCAGTTTTGATGAATTTCCCCAGCTGATTAACATCGTTAAAGGCGAAATGAGCCTTGTGGGGCCACGCCCGGTGGTGGATGAGGAAGTCGAAAAATACGGTGAAGATTATAACCGCATTTTTTCCGTCAAGCCGGGGCTTACCGGACTTTGGCAGGTTTCCGGAAGGTCGGATACAAATTATGCGGAAAGGGTAGCCTTTGACACCTATTATCTGCAGAGCTGGTCGGTGTGGCTTGATCTTTGGATTCTGTATAAAACCGTTGGGGTTGTGGTTAGGGGAAAGGGAGCTTATTAGGTGAAGATAAAGGTACTTCTGCTCCTGATGTTCCTGAATGTTTTTTCCCTCTTTGGTCAGCTCCGTTCCTTTAATGATCTGTTTCCAAACCTTGATACGGAAAAAAGAGAAACGGTATTTTCCGGCATCCTCACCGAATCCGGGAATGCGGATGCCAGCCTGGGTTTATTACCCTCCGGGGAAATCGGAACGAAAATTTTCAATTTAACGATAACGGATCTGCGCCCTTCCTGTTTGGTGGAATCCTTGACGGTAATACCCTATCTTGATAAACCGATAGGACTTTTAGCGATATACAATGCCATGGGGAAGATACGCGGTTTAAAGGGGCGTTTGTACCATTCCGCTACCCGGGATGAAAATGTCCCTCTTTTTGAGGATGCGACCCGTATTGAAAGTCCAAGGCGA
This region includes:
- a CDS encoding CDP-alcohol phosphatidyltransferase family protein → MAYTFRDIIDSLPPEKRQQDGLWTRFVLRPLSIPITWLALALGLSANGVSYISVIFSLTGGVLFSLEGFALPLWGAIILNMFSILDCVDGNIARVTKTAGPWGGWADAVMGFIAYTAVFLSTGIYVYLRTGWWWILVLTALTSSANLLTRVAYQIYKNIEGKTAHGSVSFERKLAENVGVTGFLMPALIICHFSGGMEYIIAFNLLFYLGGCAATIFKLAKKANLAGKSRKESCQT
- the wbaP gene encoding undecaprenyl-phosphate galactose phosphotransferase WbaP; translation: MTLSDFDVWYRTRYRRTSSALTTTAMVLADLFGVMVSFGAGFFLVNLYDMSAINFKSFVTYWPYLPLFIVVFQIARLYPGISLAPAEELRHFTIGSGMAHGGIIISRYIEDTEFDPISVAFIISFVFSTIILLICRSCMRAILQKSKLGGIPAVIFGGGNTGRMVVDRCLRRRIGYVPVLILDDDPSTGEEYQEVPIIHDTGIGPELVKRYNIKTAIVAMPKLDRKVLAHLLNYSVSAFRYNVLIPDFFSITNIWMSVRDFEGILGLATSQKLKMFWNLGIKRFIDLSIVIVGGILILPGLLFFALLIKLSSPGPVLYGHTRLGLNNKHFKAYKFRSMVVDAEEQLEIMLESNPQIKEEWETNHKLKNDPRVTGIGRFLRRTSFDEFPQLINIVKGEMSLVGPRPVVDEEVEKYGEDYNRIFSVKPGLTGLWQVSGRSDTNYAERVAFDTYYLQSWSVWLDLWILYKTVGVVVRGKGAY
- a CDS encoding DUF6675 family protein, which encodes MKIKVLLLLMFLNVFSLFGQLRSFNDLFPNLDTEKRETVFSGILTESGNADASLGLLPSGEIGTKIFNLTITDLRPSCLVESLTVIPYLDKPIGLLAIYNAMGKIRGLKGRLYHSATRDENVPLFEDATRIESPRRTRAIPDPVDSTILPKSDRVYVLLKDVNFGNSYYQADIFTESYGLLYGLSNFRNLSYVIPVIKEGKFRALFYVEPVAEGVLVYSAAAAEVSNFISNRINIPSAIRKRIEVILSWLIDNISE